One Coleofasciculus chthonoplastes PCC 7420 DNA window includes the following coding sequences:
- a CDS encoding DUF3122 domain-containing protein, with product MILLLFQATFLTPPAIAVLRQHQDAPGIMRYHSQESLKDKSGRTWQVVLFKKIIPGQPTRLNLRLVGFPSMAEFTHPQFLEIATAGGKLLTAPDVFAQAAPAPNVGQYDVTDVFAKLQADESLILSISLNHGQPLSLTIPKSLVIEWQLLITEIETDPPDFSRHLEKSISNLMSPIF from the coding sequence ATGATATTACTCCTATTCCAAGCCACCTTCCTGACTCCGCCAGCCATCGCTGTACTGCGACAACACCAAGACGCACCGGGAATCATGCGCTATCACTCCCAGGAGTCGTTGAAAGATAAATCAGGACGAACTTGGCAGGTAGTTCTATTCAAAAAAATCATACCAGGTCAACCAACGCGCCTGAATCTGCGGTTAGTCGGCTTTCCGAGTATGGCTGAGTTTACCCATCCCCAATTCCTGGAAATTGCCACAGCAGGGGGTAAACTGCTCACCGCCCCTGATGTATTTGCTCAAGCCGCGCCTGCGCCTAATGTTGGTCAATATGATGTTACCGATGTCTTTGCCAAATTACAAGCTGATGAATCTCTGATCCTTTCCATATCCCTCAATCATGGACAACCCCTCTCCTTAACTATTCCCAAATCTCTAGTTATCGAGTGGCAATTATTGATCACAGAAATCGAGACAGATCCCCCTGACTTTTCACGTCATCTAGAAAAATCGATATCAAACCTAATGTCCCCTATTTTCTAG
- a CDS encoding cupin domain-containing protein, protein MTSQIPSQSSFSLQLRDRIEYPEGGVVSKVIHKDDQCDHTLFCLAADTSISEHTSPRNATINVIEGKGLFTLEGKEIQLEPGVFISMEANAPHALKAEQNLAFLLTLWKKE, encoded by the coding sequence ATGACCAGTCAAATTCCCAGCCAATCATCGTTTTCATTGCAACTGCGCGATCGCATAGAATATCCTGAAGGAGGTGTGGTGAGTAAAGTTATTCATAAAGATGACCAGTGTGACCACACGTTGTTCTGTCTAGCGGCGGACACGAGTATTTCTGAACATACGTCACCTCGTAACGCCACAATTAATGTGATTGAAGGAAAGGGGCTCTTTACTTTGGAGGGTAAGGAGATTCAATTAGAACCGGGCGTTTTTATTTCAATGGAGGCGAATGCGCCCCATGCTTTAAAGGCGGAACAAAATCTGGCGTTTCTGTTAACGCTATGGAAAAAAGAATGA
- a CDS encoding PAS domain S-box protein has product MSQPLPTPESLPLNALKEQRELTAAMLDLIGALIVILDAQGRIVYFNHACEQLTGYLRQEVQGKYAWDLLILPEDVASIQAIFDNLIPDNFPQPCESCWVTRDGDWRWIAWMDTVCLNEQGTVEYVIATGQDITERKQAEKALLELATLNQAILDSANYTIISTTVDGTISTFNRAAEKWLGYSASDVVGKTTPALFHDPEEIVERSHELCQELNTPIQPGFEAFVAKARRGEIDEREWTYIRHDGSRFPVLLSITALYNSDNQIVGFLGIGSDIIIRKQAEQSLRDSQHFSQRIADTVPGILYLYDVIEQRNVYANRSTVELLGYTPQDIQDIGTDFMSHLVHPEDIPHILEHQKHLTTLTEDDHLTLEYRMKHANGEWRWLRSRETVFSRTVAGLPKLLLGIAEDITDYKRVEDVLRQTNEDLEQRVEQRTADLENAHKQLRFHVENSPLGVIEWDSQFRVQGWSKQAERILGWKAEEVLGKQFNDWQFVYPDDFEFVHQKALNLLNPESPPEIIENRNLTKDGNVLYCQWYNSVLFDESNAVVSILSLVQDQTERKHDEEQLQQLNQQLQRSNQELEQFAYVASHDLREPLRKIRSYSDLLVKRYQGQLDERADKYIGYITDSVIRMQALITDLLTYSRVSRNELVLEPTDLGEILQQTLTDLSPAIEENQAIINTTHLPIVQANSLQIGQVLQNLIANAIKFRREQPPQIDIKADCQDDFWQISIQDNGIGIDPSYSDRIFAIFQRLHYREEYPGTGIGLAICQKIVERHGGKIWVESELGQGSTFYFTLPVV; this is encoded by the coding sequence ATGAGTCAACCATTACCCACCCCCGAATCCCTTCCGCTTAACGCCCTCAAGGAACAACGCGAGTTAACCGCAGCGATGTTGGATTTAATCGGTGCGTTAATTGTTATCCTCGATGCTCAAGGACGAATTGTTTATTTCAATCACGCCTGTGAACAGTTAACGGGTTATTTGCGCCAGGAAGTCCAAGGTAAATATGCTTGGGATTTATTAATCTTACCGGAAGATGTAGCCTCAATTCAAGCCATTTTTGATAACTTAATCCCCGATAATTTCCCTCAACCCTGTGAAAGCTGCTGGGTGACACGGGATGGAGACTGGCGCTGGATTGCGTGGATGGATACGGTTTGTTTGAATGAACAGGGGACTGTAGAATATGTAATTGCTACAGGTCAGGATATTACAGAGCGTAAACAGGCAGAAAAGGCGCTGCTAGAATTGGCGACGTTGAATCAAGCGATTTTAGATAGTGCCAATTATACGATTATCTCTACTACTGTTGATGGTACAATTTCTACCTTTAATCGAGCGGCTGAGAAATGGCTCGGTTATTCGGCGTCAGACGTTGTGGGTAAAACTACACCTGCTCTATTTCATGACCCTGAAGAAATTGTAGAGCGATCGCACGAACTTTGCCAAGAACTTAATACTCCGATTCAACCGGGATTTGAGGCGTTTGTCGCAAAGGCTCGTCGGGGAGAGATTGATGAACGAGAATGGACTTATATTCGCCACGATGGGAGTCGCTTTCCTGTTTTACTTTCGATTACCGCTTTATATAACTCCGATAACCAAATTGTCGGATTTTTGGGGATTGGTAGTGATATTATTATCCGGAAACAAGCCGAACAATCCTTGCGCGACAGTCAGCACTTTAGTCAACGCATCGCGGATACAGTACCCGGTATCTTGTACCTCTATGATGTGATAGAACAACGCAATGTTTATGCCAATCGTTCTACGGTTGAACTGTTAGGGTATACACCCCAAGATATTCAAGATATCGGTACAGATTTTATGTCTCATCTGGTACATCCAGAGGATATTCCTCACATTCTAGAACATCAAAAGCACTTGACGACGCTTACCGAGGATGATCATCTCACGCTTGAGTATCGGATGAAACATGCCAATGGAGAATGGCGCTGGCTGCGGAGTCGAGAGACGGTTTTTTCTCGAACGGTTGCAGGATTACCAAAACTGCTTCTCGGTATCGCTGAAGATATTACTGACTATAAACGGGTTGAGGATGTCCTGCGTCAAACCAATGAAGACTTAGAACAGCGGGTAGAACAGCGAACGGCTGACTTAGAAAATGCCCATAAACAATTACGATTTCATGTCGAAAATTCACCCCTGGGAGTGATAGAGTGGGATAGTCAGTTTCGTGTCCAGGGTTGGTCAAAACAAGCCGAGCGTATTTTGGGCTGGAAGGCGGAGGAGGTTCTGGGCAAACAGTTTAATGATTGGCAATTTGTTTATCCGGATGACTTTGAATTTGTCCATCAAAAAGCTTTAAACCTATTGAATCCAGAATCGCCACCTGAGATTATTGAGAACCGTAATCTAACTAAGGATGGCAATGTATTATATTGCCAGTGGTATAACTCTGTGTTGTTTGATGAATCAAACGCTGTTGTTTCTATTCTGTCTCTGGTGCAGGATCAGACAGAACGTAAGCACGATGAGGAACAACTCCAGCAACTTAATCAACAGCTTCAGCGTTCTAACCAAGAATTAGAACAATTTGCCTACGTCGCCTCCCACGATTTGCGAGAACCCCTGCGGAAAATTAGGAGTTATAGTGATTTATTGGTGAAACGCTATCAGGGTCAGTTAGATGAACGGGCGGATAAATATATCGGCTATATTACCGATAGTGTCATCCGGATGCAGGCGTTAATTACGGATTTATTGACCTATTCACGAGTCAGCCGCAATGAACTGGTTTTAGAACCCACTGATTTAGGTGAAATTCTTCAGCAGACATTAACGGATTTAAGTCCAGCGATTGAAGAAAATCAGGCAATTATTAATACCACACACCTTCCCATTGTGCAAGCTAATTCCTTACAAATTGGGCAAGTCTTACAGAATTTAATTGCTAACGCGATTAAATTTCGCCGCGAACAGCCGCCACAAATTGATATTAAGGCTGACTGTCAGGATGATTTTTGGCAGATTTCCATTCAAGATAATGGGATTGGCATTGATCCCAGCTATAGTGATCGCATTTTTGCCATTTTTCAACGCCTACATTACCGGGAAGAGTATCCAGGGACAGGAATTGGATTAGCCATTTGTCAAAAAATAGTCGAACGTCACGGCGGAAAAATTTGGGTCGAGTCAGAATTAGGTCAGGGTAGTACATTTTACTTTACTCTACCTGTTGTGTAG